In Acidobacteriaceae bacterium, the following are encoded in one genomic region:
- the glmS gene encoding glutamine--fructose-6-phosphate transaminase (isomerizing) translates to MCGIVGYIGPKACVPVIMEGLARLEYRGYDSAGIAVAGGGHPLQLRRAPGKLRNLDAILAKDPVEGTYGIGHTRWATHGRPTEENAHPHRDGTGTLVVVHNGIVENYLKLKNELIAKGHKFTSETDTEIIAHVIQDELELAAGMPPRLTNTDAADSNTSQAVIMGQLPQSLSLEEAVRRAVKRLTGAFAIGVLSAAEPDKMVAARMGPPAVLGLGDGEYFLASDVPGILHHTRDIYFLQDGEVAVLTKQGITLTDFDAQPKPLTPQRITWDPIQAEKAGYKHFMLKEINEQPRAVRDTTLGRVSLDTGKVFLPDMKITDDEFRSATGITIAACGTSWHAGLAGKFMIERLARMPVDVDYASEYRYRDPIPDATNLGLLITQSGETADTIAAQLELIAKGSKTLAICNVVGSAVTRLAAGVITTNAGPEIGVASTKAFTGQLTALFTLALHLAQVRNTVNSAESLHLVTELSHVPGKIETILRTVDDQCCELAKHFSNARDFLFLGRGIHYPIALEGALKLKEISYIHAEGYPAGEMKHGPNALIDESLPVVCIATQDPNDASSVLKYEKTLSNIQEVTARSGRVIAIAIEGDDHISQLVEHVIYIPQSHELLLPILEVVPLQLLAYHIAVRRGCDVDQPRNLAKSVTVE, encoded by the coding sequence ATGTGCGGAATCGTCGGATACATCGGTCCCAAGGCTTGCGTCCCCGTAATCATGGAAGGCCTCGCGCGCCTCGAATACCGCGGCTATGACTCCGCAGGTATCGCCGTCGCTGGCGGCGGCCACCCGCTGCAGCTTCGCCGCGCTCCCGGCAAACTCCGCAACCTCGACGCCATCCTCGCCAAGGACCCCGTCGAAGGCACCTATGGCATCGGCCACACCCGTTGGGCCACGCACGGCCGCCCCACTGAAGAGAACGCCCACCCGCACCGCGACGGCACCGGCACCCTCGTCGTCGTGCACAACGGCATCGTCGAAAACTACCTGAAGCTCAAGAACGAACTCATCGCCAAGGGCCACAAGTTCACGTCGGAAACCGACACCGAGATTATCGCCCACGTCATCCAGGACGAACTCGAACTCGCTGCGGGTATGCCGCCGCGTCTCACCAACACCGACGCTGCTGACTCCAACACCTCGCAGGCCGTCATCATGGGCCAGCTTCCCCAGAGCCTCTCGCTCGAAGAAGCCGTTCGCCGCGCCGTCAAGCGCCTCACCGGAGCCTTCGCCATCGGCGTCCTCTCCGCCGCCGAGCCAGACAAGATGGTCGCCGCCCGCATGGGCCCGCCCGCAGTCCTCGGCCTCGGCGATGGTGAGTACTTCCTCGCCTCCGACGTCCCCGGCATCCTCCACCACACCCGCGACATTTACTTCCTGCAGGACGGCGAAGTCGCCGTCCTCACCAAGCAGGGCATCACCCTCACCGACTTCGACGCCCAGCCCAAGCCCCTCACCCCGCAGCGCATCACCTGGGACCCCATCCAGGCCGAAAAAGCTGGCTACAAGCACTTCATGCTCAAGGAGATCAACGAGCAGCCGCGTGCCGTCCGCGACACCACCCTCGGCCGCGTCTCGCTCGACACCGGCAAGGTCTTCCTGCCCGACATGAAGATCACCGACGACGAGTTCCGCTCTGCCACCGGCATCACCATCGCAGCCTGCGGCACCTCGTGGCACGCCGGCCTCGCCGGCAAGTTCATGATCGAACGACTCGCTCGAATGCCCGTGGATGTTGACTATGCGAGTGAGTATCGGTATCGGGATCCGATTCCAGATGCTACGAATCTGGGCTTGCTGATTACGCAGTCGGGAGAGACGGCGGATACCATTGCGGCGCAGCTGGAGCTGATTGCCAAGGGCTCTAAGACGCTTGCTATCTGCAATGTAGTCGGTTCGGCGGTGACGCGGCTGGCGGCTGGAGTGATCACGACGAACGCTGGTCCGGAGATCGGAGTGGCGTCAACGAAAGCTTTCACCGGGCAGCTTACGGCGCTGTTTACGCTCGCTTTGCACCTCGCACAGGTGCGAAATACGGTCAATTCTGCAGAAAGCCTGCATCTGGTAACCGAACTTTCGCACGTTCCTGGCAAGATTGAAACGATTTTACGCACGGTTGACGATCAGTGCTGCGAGCTGGCCAAGCACTTTTCCAACGCCCGGGACTTCCTCTTTCTGGGCCGTGGCATCCACTACCCGATCGCCCTTGAGGGGGCGCTCAAGCTGAAGGAAATCTCCTACATCCACGCCGAAGGCTACCCCGCCGGCGAAATGAAACACGGCCCCAACGCCCTGATCGATGAATCCCTGCCTGTCGTGTGTATTGCGACTCAGGACCCGAACGACGCCAGCTCCGTCCTCAAGTACGAAAAGACCCTCTCGAACATCCAGGAAGTCACGGCCCGCTCCGGCCGCGTCATCGCAATCGCGATCGAGGGTGACGACCACATCTCCCAGCTAGTCGAACACGTCATCTACATCCCCCAGAGCCACGAGCTGCTACTCCCGATTTTGGAGGTCGTCCCGCTTCAGTTGCTGGCATATCACATCGCTGTGCGTAGAGGCTGCGATGTTGACCAGCCGAGGAATCTGGCGAAGAGTGTGACGGTGGAGTAG
- a CDS encoding serine/threonine-protein kinase: MPFDVAWVSSYFPELSLVELIGAGGQKIVFKAQHPTDGWVVLKIIDQRQDPVETEREILAVSTINSPRVPSIHEHDTVTTPLGHSVWIREHYVSGTTVADVINGAPLTLDECLRMMRHLLEALKGAESANIVHRDVKPANIVRDLNGDFWLLDFGIARHLSLASITATASIFGKLTLGYAPPEQMRNNKPFIDVRSDLFALGITVVECITGEHPFWVPAPASNLEVVKRVETQAVVLDFGPSPKAKAFEQLISTCIQKRRDLRPRCVDDALAWLDSVEATV, from the coding sequence ATGCCATTTGATGTAGCTTGGGTTTCGAGTTATTTCCCTGAGCTTTCCCTAGTCGAGTTGATCGGCGCGGGGGGACAGAAGATAGTATTCAAAGCCCAGCATCCTACGGATGGATGGGTGGTGCTGAAGATCATCGATCAACGGCAAGACCCTGTTGAAACTGAGCGGGAAATTCTGGCCGTTTCAACTATAAATTCTCCACGTGTACCCTCGATTCACGAGCATGACACGGTTACGACGCCGCTAGGACATAGTGTCTGGATACGCGAGCATTACGTATCTGGAACGACTGTTGCCGACGTCATAAACGGCGCGCCACTAACCCTAGATGAATGCTTGAGGATGATGAGGCACCTTCTAGAAGCTTTGAAGGGTGCCGAGTCAGCAAACATCGTTCATAGGGACGTGAAGCCCGCCAATATTGTTCGCGACTTGAATGGAGACTTCTGGTTACTCGACTTTGGTATTGCAAGGCACTTGTCCTTGGCGTCCATAACGGCAACTGCCAGTATCTTCGGGAAGTTAACTCTGGGCTACGCTCCGCCCGAGCAAATGCGAAACAACAAGCCGTTCATCGATGTTAGATCGGATTTGTTTGCTCTTGGCATCACGGTCGTGGAATGTATTACTGGGGAGCATCCATTCTGGGTGCCGGCGCCTGCCAGCAATCTAGAGGTCGTGAAGCGTGTCGAAACCCAAGCGGTAGTGCTGGACTTTGGGCCTTCGCCAAAAGCGAAGGCGTTCGAGCAACTCATAAGCACTTGCATCCAAAAAAGACGAGACCTAAGGCCCCGCTGTGTAGATGATGCGTTAGCTTGGTTGGACTCTGTGGAAGCTACGGTCTAG
- a CDS encoding putative phage abortive infection protein has translation MWGKPKKFSKRNSFSLSNIEPVVEVLLLLCGIGAVVGVFFSSTVRHWIPLAPDFAAKLGEFSSGFFGPIFSLISVVLLVFTLRQQRASVVQQGFANKYFVMLEIHRENANQISWRKTTGRRVFVLMVRELRCAIPYIREVARVQGRLLTQRQVIHIAYYCFFYGVGPSSARTLTMALKRDFDLPLIEEVARVLGHPATKQEVKELRDFDFEPFNGHQSRLGHYYRHLYQLVSYVDEQESDLNKYDYVRTVRAQFSTHEQALLLLNSLCPLGRNWWSKRLITKYRLARNLPRNFFDKETELNVETLFEGDYFEWQDND, from the coding sequence ATGTGGGGAAAGCCTAAGAAATTCTCGAAACGCAATAGCTTCTCGCTCTCCAACATTGAGCCAGTGGTGGAGGTGCTGCTGCTGCTTTGCGGTATCGGCGCGGTGGTGGGGGTGTTTTTCTCGTCCACGGTGCGGCACTGGATTCCGCTGGCGCCGGATTTTGCGGCGAAGCTGGGTGAGTTCTCCTCGGGGTTCTTTGGGCCGATCTTTTCGCTGATCAGCGTGGTGCTGCTGGTGTTTACGCTGCGTCAGCAGCGCGCGTCGGTGGTGCAGCAGGGGTTTGCGAACAAGTACTTCGTCATGCTGGAGATTCATCGCGAGAACGCGAACCAGATTTCCTGGCGCAAGACGACCGGGCGTCGCGTGTTTGTGCTGATGGTGCGGGAGCTGCGGTGTGCGATTCCGTACATTCGCGAGGTGGCGCGGGTGCAGGGGCGGTTGCTGACGCAGCGGCAGGTGATCCACATTGCGTATTACTGCTTCTTCTATGGGGTGGGGCCGAGTTCGGCGCGCACGCTGACGATGGCGCTGAAGCGGGACTTTGATCTGCCGCTGATTGAAGAGGTGGCGCGGGTGTTGGGGCATCCGGCGACGAAGCAGGAAGTGAAGGAGCTGCGGGACTTTGACTTTGAGCCGTTCAATGGCCACCAGTCGCGGCTGGGGCACTACTACCGCCACCTGTACCAGTTGGTGAGCTATGTGGACGAGCAGGAGTCGGACCTGAACAAGTACGACTATGTGCGGACGGTTCGGGCGCAGTTTTCGACGCATGAACAGGCGCTGCTGCTGCTGAACAGCTTGTGTCCGCTGGGGCGTAACTGGTGGTCGAAGCGGTTGATTACGAAGTATCGCCTGGCGCGGAACCTGCCGAGGAACTTCTTCGACAAGGAGACGGAGCTCAATGTGGAGACGCTGTTCGAGGGCGACTACTTTGAGTGGCAGGATAACGACTAA
- a CDS encoding GlsB/YeaQ/YmgE family stress response membrane protein: MGHGIIAWIIIGVVAGWLTGKIMRGSGFGFFVDMIVGLLGAVLGGWLFMHLGAGGVNEHGLIMSIIIATIGAVILTLLFRLVAGSKD, translated from the coding sequence ATGGGGCATGGGATTATTGCCTGGATCATTATTGGCGTTGTGGCAGGCTGGCTGACCGGCAAGATCATGCGCGGTTCAGGCTTTGGGTTCTTTGTGGACATGATCGTCGGTCTGCTGGGAGCGGTTCTTGGCGGCTGGCTGTTTATGCATCTGGGCGCGGGCGGGGTGAATGAGCATGGGCTCATCATGAGCATCATCATTGCCACGATCGGGGCGGTGATTCTTACCTTGCTGTTCCGGCTGGTGGCGGGGAGTAAAGACTGA
- a CDS encoding lipocalin family protein has translation MRRTSVVAVLAMVGALWVGQACAQAPKATLEEKRLLATWFEAARLPAKFEKSCVSNPVSLMARSDKQRQMRWLWVCTDKEGNTNTHTMMATASKAMDGTYKSSFLFVFHRTFRVVAIADDNSWMILGTKNHKRLWLFTAKPVVDAETLEQMKSRASAAGFDVKKLMSQPQTNPPQSPRNENGLATVS, from the coding sequence ATGAGACGGACGAGCGTGGTTGCGGTGCTGGCGATGGTGGGAGCCCTTTGGGTGGGGCAGGCGTGCGCGCAGGCGCCGAAGGCTACGCTGGAAGAGAAGCGTTTGCTGGCGACGTGGTTTGAAGCCGCGCGGCTGCCGGCGAAGTTTGAGAAGTCGTGTGTGTCGAATCCGGTAAGTCTGATGGCTCGTTCGGATAAGCAGCGACAAATGCGCTGGTTGTGGGTTTGCACGGATAAGGAAGGCAATACCAACACGCATACGATGATGGCGACGGCGAGTAAGGCGATGGATGGGACGTACAAGTCGTCGTTTCTGTTCGTGTTTCACCGGACGTTTCGGGTGGTGGCGATTGCTGACGATAACTCGTGGATGATTCTGGGCACGAAAAACCATAAGAGGCTGTGGCTGTTCACGGCAAAGCCGGTGGTCGATGCAGAGACGTTGGAGCAGATGAAGTCTAGGGCGTCGGCGGCTGGGTTTGACGTGAAGAAGTTGATGAGCCAGCCGCAGACTAATCCGCCACAGTCGCCTCGAAACGAGAACGGCCTGGCAACCGTCTCATAG
- a CDS encoding periplasmic heavy metal sensor, which translates to MKTRLILATAALTAMATAASWAQQPTPGTPADGPKGPPMAGQHGPRPGMVKMRGRMDGGFGRGTHFGMDRAWWKDPMLAEKIGLTPAQEKKLDDLSLQGELNLIHLRASVEEDELLLRVTLEAPTVDEGKADAQIDKVAEAHASVEKAEAHLAIGMRGVLTPEQWKKMHEEPGPMMMKRPGAPMHGARKHGDGGPGMPPPPPAAAQ; encoded by the coding sequence GTGAAGACTCGACTGATTCTGGCAACGGCGGCATTGACCGCAATGGCCACCGCTGCATCCTGGGCTCAACAGCCCACCCCTGGCACTCCCGCGGATGGCCCGAAGGGGCCGCCTATGGCTGGACAGCATGGTCCCAGGCCCGGGATGGTGAAGATGCGTGGCCGCATGGATGGCGGTTTCGGCCGGGGAACACACTTCGGTATGGACCGCGCCTGGTGGAAGGACCCGATGCTGGCGGAGAAGATTGGCCTGACGCCTGCGCAGGAGAAGAAGCTGGACGATCTTTCCCTGCAGGGTGAGCTGAACCTGATTCATCTGCGCGCGAGCGTGGAAGAAGATGAGTTGCTGCTCCGGGTTACGCTCGAAGCTCCTACGGTGGATGAAGGCAAGGCCGATGCGCAGATCGACAAGGTTGCAGAGGCGCATGCTTCGGTGGAGAAGGCCGAGGCGCACCTGGCGATCGGGATGCGCGGAGTGCTGACTCCGGAGCAGTGGAAGAAGATGCATGAAGAGCCGGGGCCGATGATGATGAAGCGTCCCGGAGCGCCGATGCACGGTGCTCGCAAGCATGGCGATGGTGGTCCGGGGATGCCTCCTCCGCCTCCCGCTGCGGCGCAGTAA
- a CDS encoding response regulator codes for MTAPLKILIVDDEALARQELQFLLEDAGEVNVVATASNGIEAVELVRQHLPDVLFLDVRMPGLDGFAVLKKLIAQDPQNKLPQIVFATAFDQYAVKAFEVNAVDYLLKPFDSTRLAKTLEKVRSRLVVEASNEAQPQMSAEAKLDALLRMVEEQQTSASQPSSRSGKVVLRSGSRLLLIDQRDVCFASIEGGTITVITSKGKGDSNCRTLEELADQLDPDQFWRAHRSYLVNIQHIHEVMPWFHSSFQLKMDDKDATEVPVSRAQTKRLRELFNL; via the coding sequence ATGACCGCTCCACTGAAAATTCTTATCGTTGACGACGAAGCGCTCGCTCGCCAGGAGCTCCAGTTCCTGCTCGAAGACGCAGGCGAAGTGAACGTCGTAGCCACAGCCTCCAACGGCATCGAAGCCGTCGAACTCGTTCGCCAGCATCTGCCGGACGTCCTCTTCCTCGACGTGCGTATGCCTGGCCTCGATGGCTTCGCTGTTCTCAAAAAGCTCATCGCACAGGATCCGCAGAACAAGCTCCCGCAGATCGTCTTCGCCACAGCCTTCGATCAGTACGCCGTCAAAGCTTTCGAGGTCAACGCTGTCGACTATCTGCTGAAGCCCTTCGACAGCACACGCCTCGCAAAAACTCTTGAGAAGGTTCGCTCACGCCTCGTCGTCGAAGCCTCCAACGAGGCCCAGCCGCAGATGTCCGCCGAAGCCAAGCTCGACGCTCTGCTGCGCATGGTGGAAGAGCAGCAGACGAGCGCTTCGCAACCATCCTCACGCTCCGGCAAAGTCGTGCTTCGCTCCGGCAGTCGCCTGCTCCTCATCGACCAGCGCGACGTCTGCTTTGCCTCCATCGAAGGTGGCACCATCACTGTCATCACCAGCAAAGGCAAGGGCGACTCCAACTGCCGCACGCTCGAAGAACTAGCCGACCAGCTCGACCCCGATCAGTTCTGGCGTGCGCACCGCTCCTACCTCGTCAACATCCAGCACATTCACGAAGTCATGCCGTGGTTCCACTCCAGCTTCCAGCTCAAGATGGACGACAAGGACGCGACCGAGGTTCCTGTCTCCCGCGCGCAAACCAAACGCCTCCGCGAGCTCTTCAACCTTTAG
- a CDS encoding zinc ribbon domain-containing protein, with amino-acid sequence MNPDWNHPHSQDDTPAGDQELRFIPAWSIALAVALFALAQYIFHGVLPHHRHEMLPLRLLMGYTWGALFASYALLLGYVSRDVRRRGMSPGLWMLVCVVLPGGIGAVVYFMLRQPIMQHCPNCATEMAASYNFCPQCQFQVAPVCGVCHRGVKITDAYCIQCGHTLAEDGAPARLRVYGD; translated from the coding sequence ATGAACCCCGACTGGAACCATCCTCACTCGCAGGACGATACCCCCGCAGGCGATCAGGAGCTCCGCTTCATTCCGGCCTGGTCCATCGCCCTCGCGGTCGCTCTCTTTGCTCTCGCGCAGTACATCTTCCACGGCGTGCTCCCGCACCACCGGCATGAGATGCTGCCCCTGCGTCTGCTCATGGGCTACACCTGGGGCGCACTGTTTGCCAGCTACGCCCTTCTGCTCGGCTACGTCAGCCGCGATGTCCGCCGTCGTGGCATGTCACCCGGCCTCTGGATGCTGGTCTGCGTGGTTCTACCCGGCGGCATCGGTGCCGTCGTGTACTTCATGCTGCGCCAGCCGATCATGCAGCACTGCCCCAACTGCGCCACCGAAATGGCTGCCAGCTATAACTTCTGCCCGCAGTGCCAGTTTCAGGTGGCCCCCGTCTGCGGCGTCTGCCATCGCGGCGTGAAGATCACCGACGCCTACTGCATTCAGTGCGGACACACACTGGCAGAAGACGGCGCTCCAGCCCGCCTGCGCGTCTACGGCGACTAG
- a CDS encoding sigma-70 family RNA polymerase sigma factor, translating into MKLTLTISANATVAQTQRQNAAIARGLKRQDPELLDQLIELYQHRLMRYLMFLTGKREVAEDLFQEVWIRVLRRGAQYNGKARFDTWIFTIARNLVIDLSRKRTMSSLDEMRDVGEDERPFEIAEDGPSPLAQFESREDAAELAEVLLKLEPSYREVLSLRFHEELSLEEIANVTAAPLSTVKSRLYRGLAALKPQLMNLRGQRIRQEGGRA; encoded by the coding sequence ATGAAGCTCACGCTCACCATCTCGGCCAATGCTACCGTTGCGCAAACCCAGCGCCAGAACGCAGCGATCGCCCGTGGCCTGAAGCGGCAGGACCCTGAACTGCTCGACCAGTTGATCGAGCTCTATCAGCACCGGTTGATGCGCTACCTCATGTTCCTCACCGGCAAGCGCGAAGTCGCCGAAGACCTCTTTCAGGAAGTCTGGATTCGCGTCCTGCGCCGCGGCGCACAGTACAACGGCAAAGCCCGCTTCGACACCTGGATCTTCACCATCGCGCGCAACCTGGTCATCGACCTCTCGCGCAAGCGCACCATGAGCTCGCTCGACGAGATGCGCGACGTCGGCGAAGACGAGCGGCCCTTTGAAATCGCCGAGGACGGTCCGTCCCCGCTCGCCCAGTTTGAAAGCCGCGAGGACGCCGCCGAGCTCGCAGAAGTTTTGTTGAAGCTCGAGCCCAGCTACCGCGAAGTGCTCTCCCTCCGCTTCCACGAAGAGCTTTCTCTCGAAGAGATCGCCAACGTGACCGCAGCGCCGCTCTCCACGGTCAAATCGCGCCTCTATCGCGGCCTTGCTGCGCTCAAGCCGCAACTGATGAACCTTCGCGGCCAGCGTATACGCCAGGAAGGCGGTCGCGCATGA